ttagttgagttttgtgcagggtgagagatagggatttaatttcattttgctacatatggatttctagttttcccagaaccattgttgaagaggctatctttcctccagtGTATGTTtgtggtgcctttgtctagtaagtgaaataagccaatcccccccccaaaacaaaggccaagtgttttctctgatatgtgatgctaattcacaataagggggtggggtggggaggggaagaatacaagttcattggactagacaaaggggaaagaagggaaaggaggggaatgagaataggaaagacagtggaatgaactggacatttctatcctatgtgcatatatgattacacaatcaATGTAATtcttcatcatgtacaaccagaagaatgagaagttatactccatatatgtccaaatacattctactatcatgtagatagtagaacaaataaaaaagactcaTACTGATTTAGCCGCCAAACCTCTATGAAGGTTAGGGAGAAGGGAAGTAGAAATGATACTTGCAGCTTTCTTGAAAACTTATTTAGGAACCTCTGGATTCATCTGTGATCAACTAGAATCCTTTGAAACAGTCAACTTCTCTAGGAgtttgagacttctgaaactctGACTTGGTGCCCTTTTTAGGAGCAGCGTAACAAAGATGGATGGTGTGCAGATGAGGCGGGTTTAGGGGCCTTGGTGGTTAGGGACATTGGCAGGTCCCTTAGTGccctgtttgctgttgatggtgGGTGGTACCAGGAGGGGCTGTGCTGTCAGTCGCTggcggagggagggaggctggcagAAGGGATTTGCCTCTAGGCAGCTCCATATCCACTCCAATTTATCCTGTAGCGTCCTGGCCAGGCCTTTGACTGGGGAAGCAGGTCCAGGCTGGGCACCAGTCCTCTGGGCCCAGGCCATATAGGAGGCTGGGTCCATCTCTGTGGCCTTTGCAGCTCAGGCCCAGCCTTGGCCTGTGCCACCTCCACTTCAAGGTGCCCCAGTGAGGGAGAGGCTGTGCAGCTGTTCCTCAGTGCCTGCCAGCTCTGCCTCATCGCGCCCACTCTCTGAGCCCTCAAAGCAGCCAGAGTCCCGTGGGATATCCACCTTGGGTTCTGACACTGTATGCACCCCTGGTTCCTGGCTGCTCTCAGCGCCCTCTTCTGCCTCCTCGCTGCCAGCTGCCAAGGATAAGGGAGGAAAACAGaatatgggggggggggttagTCCTAAGGTGGGGAATCAGAGGCTGCAAGGAGACCCCCCCCATGGGGGTAGGGACCATGAGAACTCTCCTGTAGGCACTTAGTTCCTCTGCCCCCTCAACTACTCCTGCCCCTCTTCTCaccatttccagtttttttttttttcaggtctgCTCTGCCCAGGAGATCAAGATCAAATGAGTCTTTTGCACTGAACTAGAGCCAGGCAACTTGGGCTTCAATCCTGGctgtattattcagctttaagTCTTTGTATAAGTGCCCTACCTTCTCTGGCCTTAAGTCTTTCCTTTGATCCAAAAGGGAGCTGGGTCCAATCACTCCTAAAACCCCTTTCCCCACAAACTTTCCCTGAAACTCAAATTCAAGTGGGGAAAGTTTCTAGTGCAGGGAGCTCCAGGGCAGAGTATAGTCAGGGGCAGAACTAAGGCAAACATTTGCTCTCCGGAATGCCAACTGGCAACTGTGCCTATCACCCCATTCCTAAAGCCACTCACTGTCATAGTCCAACAGCAACTCTGCAGCTGTGAGCAGCTTGGCCCGGTGCTGTGGGTCCATGATGTTCAGCTCATTGAGGTGTGTCTCCCGCAGCTCCTTGAAGTCCTCCAGTGTCTGGTAGCCATTGAGCAGCAGGGTGGATGTGTGCTCCTGGGGGCAGAGGTAGGTCAGTGACATTGCTGCTTATAAGCCATCCCAGCCTAGAACCTCCCCTTTACACATGGCTGTCGATCTCCATCCCAGGGGCAACTGTGCCTCTCTTGCTCCTAGATACTAATGTAGGTCCAAGCTCAAACCTCCAGGCCAATGCGCTCCAGCAGCTCGTGCAGAGTCTTAGGCTTGGGCCTCTTGCCCTTGCTCTGTCGGCGGCTGGGGCGGGCAGGCCCCACAGCCTCCTCTGGCAGTACATCCACGTAGATGAATTTGAAAGAGCCCAGCTTGCCATTGAGCAGGCCCAGCCATGTGCCCACAGGTGGTTTTTCAATGATCTGGATCACATCTCCTTTCTGTggggggagaggagaaaggaggacaggagagaggagtgcaggaaagaggagagggagtcTTTTGGCCTCTGCTGATACTGTCCTGCCATGACTCAGTCCAGCCTCCTTTATGGCTGCAGTCTGTTAGGCTCTGAAGGGGCCCGGATGCCAACCTTACCTGCAGTTTCAGTGAGTCGTGGTCATAGGGGCTGGGAGTGAAGTCGGTGTGGACTCGTGCCCGACCACAGAAGGGCCCTGTGTACTGGGAAGCAGATGGTTCCTCCCCGAAGCTgccagagccagggctggggctgtagagCTCACTGCCTGTAGgagatggggtagggaggaggctCACCTTTGTCCCAGGAGAGCTGGGGCAGTGCCCAGCAGGTACCTCCCAGAGATCCTGCCTAGAAATCTCAAGGGTACATGCTGAGCAATCCTCAAACTGTAGGAGTAATTTGGAACTCATCACCTTGGCCACTCTGGAAAAGCACAGCTTTACCTCTGGGGCCTCAGATAATGAAGAGTTGACAATAGGAATAGAAATGACTCACAGACCAAAGAATGGGTAAATTGGGAGGGCCTCTGAAGCCCAATTGGGCCAACACCTCAAGGAATAGATGAAGAAACCAGAGGCCAGATGGGCTAAGCGACCTGCCCAATGCCTCTCACCTTATACTTGATAGCACTGGGTCTATTATACACCAGATCTCACTCCATTCCATCGCTTCTTACACCCAGGAAGCCACACCTTATGTT
This sequence is a window from Ictidomys tridecemlineatus isolate mIctTri1 chromosome X, mIctTri1.hap1, whole genome shotgun sequence. Protein-coding genes within it:
- the Sash3 gene encoding SAM and SH3 domain-containing protein 3, with product MLRRKPSNASEKEPTQKKKLSLQRSSSFKDFAKSKPSSPVVSEKEFNLEDNIPEDDSGVPIPEDAGKSGKKLGKKWRAVISRTMNRKMGKMMVKALSEEMGDTLEEGSASPTSPDCILDSPGPEKMALAFSEQEERELPVLSRQTSTSSELYSPSPGSGSFGEEPSASQYTGPFCGRARVHTDFTPSPYDHDSLKLQKGDVIQIIEKPPVGTWLGLLNGKLGSFKFIYVDVLPEEAVGPARPSRRQSKGKRPKPKTLHELLERIGLEEHTSTLLLNGYQTLEDFKELRETHLNELNIMDPQHRAKLLTAAELLLDYDTGSEEAEEGAESSQEPGVHTVSEPKVDIPRDSGCFEGSESGRDEAELAGTEEQLHSLSLTGAP